The DNA region ACAACGGCCAGTACCGCGGTAGTCCGCCAAAGCCCACGCACCCCAAGAAGGCCAACCTATGGGCGGAATGGAACTGGATCTATGAGACCGATCAGTGGAAGTATGCGCCACGGCTAGACCCCAAACAGCCTCCTGGAACTCGTAAGTGTTGGCAAGTCTCTGGTGGACTTCGATGCTAACAGCACCTCTAGCCGCCCTTCGGGACCCCCTCATTGGAACAGAACCCTCCAAAGACTTCAGCCCTTATGGTCCTGTCAGACTCGCGATCAGGTTCGAGGAGCATAACAACCCCCACGCGAATACGTGGGGGATCGTCAATAAAAAGAAGCACCCACCAGGATGGGATTTACAGAAAGCGAGGCTTGGGGTCTTTTGAATCCTCCACCAAAGAAAACGAAGTTCGTTACATATTCTACAACCTGAAAACTAAAATAAAATTATCTAAAGTGTTTTCATATGAATACAGACAAGCAGGCAAAGAAACAGCCAAGCGCTCTTATAGTTCCCCACTGTGAAACAGGAGAAGTAATCCGACTGAAGAGAAGAGCGAAGTCATGgatgaaaaggaaaaggccgATACACCGAATACACAACTTACTCCCATGCCGTGGTCAAGGaacccctcaacctccacgcACGCTTTTCCTGTATAAAACAAACTCTCTTGCAATGTTTCTTCCAGACCTGATGTGTGGTATTGAAGAAAGACCAACATCTCCCGACAACTATCTGTTCTCCATCTTTTTGATCAGGTTCCTAACCGGCGAGTTTTTCACAGCAGGCGttcccaccctcccagcgacgggtggaggcggtgacgATACGGGCGTCTGGGGTGGCCCTGGCGAAAAGGGAATTGCCCCGGTGCTACTAAAGACGGGCAAATCTCCTCTCTTCATCGGGGCCATGGTCGACACGGGAGTGGCCACGTTGGGAGGCAGCCACTGcagtggttgctgttgctgttgaacaTTCGACTCAGGGGTAGGGCCATCAGGATGATAATGGACGAACATATCCAtcggggttggagttgaggtAGTCCTGTGGGGCGAAACTCCACGAACGGGACTCGAGAAGGTGGGAGTGACAGAACTCATAGCGGAGTTGGAAAAGGTTTCAGAAGCCGGGTAAAGCGGAGATGCTGGCGATTCTGAAGGTTGATAATGGCCTGGTGATGATAAGGCAGGCAGAGGGTAGTTCTCTTCGGCTGACGCAAGGGGGCTCGAGACAAAGGTGGATTCAGTGTCGGATGGGGTGGCGGGAACCGTCTGGTTTTCCGGTGGTTGAACTGAGAGGAGAGGTTTATTTTCGTTCGGCTCGGTAGGCACCGTCACAGAGATGGTATCTGTTGCGGCAAGTTTGGCTTGCGCATTTCGTTCCCGTTCCCGAGCGTCACGCACCGCCTTGGACACAACAGTGATCTTAATCTTCTTCATGTCTTTCGCCAGCTTATCGACTtcgtcaccaccctcgccaccggACTTTGGAAGTTCGGGTGCTGCCACAGCGGGGGCACCAACATGTTTCTTGGAAACTCTTGGGGCTTTGGGAACAGGCTCCTTCTTGGCTGGGGCCCGAGTTTTTCTCACATTGATTCCGGAAGCATTGGTCCGAACACTTGCGACAGAATCAGATCTGACATGCTCCAACCTCGAGCCGGCACGTATCGGTGCTGTAGGAAGTGGCGGTGCCGAGTCCACAGTCTCCGACACCGCTGTCGACACCGTTGTCGACGCAGTACTAAGTCGCCGACTGGGGGGtggtcttttcttctcggtAGCAAGCACTGCTGGTCCGGCGACTGTTTTTCGTCGTGATTTGCgatcatcgtcctcgtcttccaaGTACGTCGGCCTAGTTTTACGCTCTCTTAACGACATTCTGGTGGGTGCTCGTTCTACAATCACCGGAGGAGGAACGTCAACCGGCATAGTCTGTGGATCTGCATCTTCTGCACCTTGAGCCAAGGCAAACTGACGTTCGCGCCGGGCTCGAGTTGCCTCTGCGCCAAGCTCCTCATGAGTGCAGCTGTCCGTCTGTCGTCCTGATGGGATCAGCAATCTGCTTAGTTCGAGAGCTGCTGTGGTCCACGCAACgtcaggtggaggaggtgtagGCGCCCTGTAACTATGGCTGTGGCTGTTTGGTACGCCGAAACCTGACACACTGCGGCGAGTATTCTTTGGAGGCACAGCTGCTCTAGCTGCTGATGCTTGTGTTGGCGAAGAGTAGGTGGGCGGAATGACATTTCGAGGCTTCCGGATCTCAACCGAGGGGGCACTGATGGCGGCTTCGAGTGCTTCAAGCTCTGGAACAGACCACCACGATGGGTCGTACTGACGGGCTCGGTCCTCTTTTGGTGGGTTTCCTTTCACAGCCTCTACTGTGCCCAGCTTCTGGCCCATCTCGTAACCAAGTCCAGAGGGAGCTACCTCCTGCTTGGCGCGGGGACCATCGCCAGCGAGACCACATATGTGGCTCAGTACCCCCGAGCACAAAGCCCGATCGCTGTAACCGCCTTCCAGAACGCTGATAACCCGCCCCTCCACACTTGTGCCCTCTTCGGCAGCAATCTTGACGACGTCTCTGGTTAGTCGGGCATAGAATTCAGTCGGGACATTGACGTTGTGCCGTTGCATGCCGGGGCTTTCCCACTCGCTGGCGTCAAAACCGGCAGACAAAAAGATGGCGGCTCTTGAATTCACCCCCTGAGCACGTAGTTTCTCGGTCTGGACCCTCAAGTACTCCCGAGTCTTGTCTAGCAAAATCGAGTATTTGGACTCGTACAATGCCCAAAAGTCGGCCTCCGTCTTCCATGGCTGCAGATGAACATTCCAGATACTCTGGCCGTGCGCGTTGTCGATGCATATGCTGGCGTTCCTAACCTTGTCTTCATCGCCCATCTCGCACGGGTAAGAGTTGATGTCGTGCAAACTAAAGTACCCAATCGATGTTTTCTTCCACCAGGCTGCATTCTTACCCAGCCCAGCGGACCTCGCATTATGTAGCCAGGCAATGGACTGGGAGCCATCGCCGTGATGAAGGTCGAAATCGATGATCGCCGCGTGGGTCAGACCGTGGCTGAGGATGGCGTGCATGATACCGACATGAACATTGTTTATCCAGCAGAACCCTGACGGATAGGAGCCAGAGCAATGGTGACCAGGCGGTCGGATGGCAACAAAGGCCCGCTGTGGCCCCTGGGGACGAAACACGGCATCGACCGCATCACATACACCCCCCAATGCTCCCTCGAGAGCCTCCAAGGTTTCTGCGCAGAGATATAGATCCCCCTCATGAAGCTTTTGAGGAGCGCCCGTGTTGGCCCCACGGTCGATATCTGGTCGCTGGAGCTCTTTTCCGTTGACGGCCAGCTTCGATTCGGCCGTCTCACACATGATCTTGAGCTCTTCCATCCATTTCGTACCGTGGACATTGGTCACCGTCTGGGAGGTTAGCGGAAGTCGCCTGTCGCTTTTTTGTATTCGAAAAGGTATTGTGGGCAGCTGCGCCGGGTTGGCCTCTGGGGCAATTGGAAAGTCCCCATCCTGATGTCGTTCGCCCAGCCGGACATATGCGGCCGATACACCCAGGACACAGGCCTTAACCCTTTCTGGTCGTTCGACAATGGTGCTGAGCTGCGCTTTCGAGGTTTTTGGTCGCGAGAATCTGTGACCGTAGCAGGCATCCTGAAGAATGACAACCGTCTCGGCCGGGCGGTTCCAGTCCGGCCCATGGAGAGCCTCTAGCTCGGCTTTGAAGTGGGCATTCGCGACGGCTTGCGGAGTCAGGATGAGCTTCTCTGGAAATTCGGGCGACATGCTTCTCAGTGGTGATCTGGCGGACCtcgatggggttggagagagGATGCTGGCGGAGCTTGCTCGACGGAGTGGCGTTACACCGTTGACCGAGCGGAGCGAGTTCGTCGAGGCTTTTCTTAGTAGGGCGGGAGTGCCAGCCCTGGATGGTGATCTGACGGAGGAAGAGTTGGACAGCGGACTGCGCATGGCACTGCTTGGTCGACGCGGGGAGCTCTCAGAAGGATAATCATACGAGGAGGTGGGCTTGAGGGGGCTAGGCCGAGGGGCGCGGGGCTGCCTTGCCGGCGATGAGGTGGTTGATATGGTCAGGTGTTGGAGCGACTGGGTCAAGTCGCCCTCTCTGGGACTCTTTGAGCCATCTTTGTTGCTTGCGGGCCTGTCTTGCTGGAGGTCAACTTGAGGTTGGGAGGTCCTCTTTGGACGAGAGGATAACTCAGACAACGACGCCGGCGACGCCATTATGAATGAGGTCGGTGTTGATGCAGCTGCTGCATGGGGCACAAAGCCGTCTTTCTCGTTTTGAAGGCCAGGAAAAAGCCAAAAAGTGATTTATTCTGTCTGATGTCTCGAACAGCAGCCGGCATGAAGTCATTGGTCTATGCTTGTGGTGGACAGCTGTAAATTGGCTCCAATTTGGCCTCCCTGTGCCCCCCACAAGCTCCTGGACTTGGCGCAACAATCCAGACCGCGTCACGCGTCAGGACGTCATAGCAATGCCCGTTCACGTGACAGGGAGCTTTAGGCATTCTTGGTAGTGTGAATTGCATCTCCTGTAACCTCCAGAGTCCTTCGGTGGAGGTTTTCAGAAAGTTATCTGACACCGCCTCGAATCTGTTGTCTCCTGTCGATATCTCTCCATCCATATTCACATCTGTGGACAAGGGCTCCCTGCCGATGGAGCACCCGGCCTTTTGGATCACTAGGTCATCGCTGCTTTGACCAAGCTTCTGGAAGCATGCATGAGCAAGTGCCGGCATCAACAGGTGGGTACTGAAGCACTGTTAGCAAGAACAGCGCATCACTGGCACAGATTGGCAAGGGGCACAAGTACTTTGAGCATGAGTATTTCTCTCATTCGAGGTGGTCAGTTGAAGGATCTCCATAAGGCTATATTTCTGTCCGCATTTCCCTGCACGTTCTACAAGCAAGCACTAAGGAGTATTGACTGATGAGATGCCAAGAATATTGAATGCAGACGCGGGGTAGCTACACTTCATTGCCgtcacccccttcccgtcACCCCCAATCATATGCTTCCACAGCCTTCAGGCCAGGCGTTTTTGTCGCCAGGAGCATGCGGTGGCCTTCCAATGCATTTCAGCCGCACCCTAACAGAACAAAGAGTCGGTCATGGAAACCCTACCGAGCCCAAACAAAACAGAGGCGCCATGTGGCAGAGGATGAAGAGCTCGGGACTTGCTCGACGATATTTATTTCAGCTGGGCCACAATATGCGAGACCCCAGCCTCGCCCTTGAGATTTCCATAGCTACTTAACTGAAGCTATGTCCTTCTCTCCATTGTGCCTGTGATCGTTCTTGGGCACTTCTCGCTGGTTTACCAAGACAACGGAATGATGGTTCGGAAATATCTCCCAGTCATTGCCCTGGTGCAGCCAGGTGTCGTCACTGCGATACTTGAGCAATATGTCGAGGTAGTCCACACCATCGATGTCCAGGCCATACATGTCAACAattttccaccaccaaataTGACTGTCCAAGCAATGGCACTACAGGCAGGCGTCACGGCTTGCTCTGTTGCCAATCTTGTGGTCACATCATGTGCCAGCGCTGGTGCTCTCGCTACAACAGCTCCACTCGGGGAGATGTTTGACTGCTTATGCTGCTTCTCAGGCACGGCTCTCTACCCAGCATACTCGTCATGTGCATCATACATCTACAACTCAGTGGAGGGGGCCACTTCGGCCTTTTCAGGTATGTTGGCTGAGGCTTGCTGATATGTCACTGGAGGGCCACGCCACTAATTGCCCCAATCACCAGCAATGTCGGTCATCTGGGATGGTTGCCTTTCTGTTAGTCCCATCTGTTCCAACCGTCCAACGACCCCAAGGACGACCACAGTCGatgccagcaccacccgaGACGTAGTGACTGCTGGACCTTCATCCACCCCCAGAGCCTGCGCCTCCTTCGCCAATATTGTACGATCCTGCTCAAGCAAGATCCCTAACTTCACCGCTATCTCGGACAGAGAGCTGGCAGAGTGCATGTGCTACGACCCTTTCGGCTCATATACGACCGTCGCGGAGGACTATGCGAGCACCTGTGCTGCCTGGGCGACAACAGGCAGGTCGACTGATTACAGCAGTAAGCAGAAGCAACCAGTCGTGATATAGTTTTATGAGGTTGAGTCTAACGTCAAAAACAGTCTTTGCAGCGTTCACTACATTCTGTGATGACTACCCACCTGGTGGAGCGACCATCAGGGgaagcggcggcggcggcaatgATAATggcgacatcatcctcacctctGCCGGAAGCCGAAGCCTGGGGGGCAATGGCAATATTGTTGATCTCATCCCGACTGCCTCACCGACTGAACCTCCACCCAATGACGAAGAATccaacacaaccccaacgcctCCACCTTCGCCCTCTGGACCTTCCGGCGCCATGTCCTTGCGAGATGCAAGATATGGCCTGCTGAGCTGGATCATGCTGGCTTTGTCGGCATATATGCTCTGTTGAGAGCATGCTGAACACATGACACCGAAGAGCAGATCAACCTCATATGAGAACCGAGTGGACATGGCGAGGTATTTTAGAAGGGTTTTCATAACATCCAATAATCCGTACCCCTATTATGTACACATGACCCAGTATTTACAACACTAAATACAATATTTGTCCCTGTCTATCCTccttatccccctccccgaatAACCTTCTAAACCAGCGCTGTTATATGCCGAAAAAACcgaggaaaaaaaaaccagaaGCCAAACAAATGCCAGAACTTGAagcaaccaaaaaaaaaaaaaatgcaaaagaaggaaaagtATCACCCGCAAACCCCAACCACACCTCCagcacaacccccccaaaccatcGCCTTCGGCACAAGCTCCAGCCCATTATACTCAATCCTCCCATCGACCCacttctccttttcttcttcctctgcctcctcccgttcaaccttttccccttcaccatcctcctcaaccggCGAAGGAGCAGGCAGCTCATAACAAaaactctccctcaccctctccataATCCCCATAATCTCCTCCTTATCCCCCCTCGGATCAATCAGCTCAATTGCCCTATTCCCCCTATCACCATtaccgctgctgctgctgctgctgctctcttGCGCATTAATCACAagatacccctcctccaaattGGGGAACGACTTTAAGAAGGAATATTTGTTGTACACCTCCCACTCTCTCCTGATTTCTGAGCTGACATAGTCGACAGCGACTTTGGTAATGAGCTCCAGACAGATGTCggctggcggggagggggtggagtaGCCTAGCGGAGAGACAGGACGGGGGTAGTACAGGATGTCGGTGCCGGGGTGGAAGTAGGTGTTTatcagggggaggaggaccaaGGAGCGGAGGGATTCCTGGCGGGATTCGTGGCAGACGGAGAGaagggtgggtgggggagttggagaggtgAAGGACTGGGTGAGGACGACGACGCGAGGGGAAAGGGCGAGGCGCCAGATTTGGAGGCGGAGTTCggctgggaggaaggggaagaggtgaaATTCATCGGGGGCCATCCTTGATGCTGTGGTTCAGTAGATGGTGGTGTATAGTATCAGCACAGGATATGGCGCAGGTGTGTGAAGATTCCAGGTTGGGTTCGAAAACAGGCGTGTATGAATCAATCCAAAGCGGCCGGAGGGATGGCAACCTGGCTTGAGAAAAAGAACCGATTAAATAGTACACAATTGGACTTGTCGAGATGTCGTGAAGGTATCTCAAAAAAACATGAGAGCGTCGCGAATGAGAGAAATCGTGTCGGGGTATCCGCTTATTAGAACCTCAAATAGAAACGAACCACGAAACAAAAAATTGACGAGGCCAAGACACAGCTAAGCAATGACCAAATAGATGAACGGCTCTTTTGTGCCCGTGTTGTATTGTGTTGTCAGGTCAGAGCCGGTCAGGCTGGTCCCGAGGTCAAAACTGTGCTTCCAGTGGAGTATCCTTTTTCGTTGTCTAAAGTCCGTGGTCATTTGACAGCACTTTTTGACACTTGGATGAAGTCTgagcacacacacacgacGCAAGCGCAAGGAATAGCCTAGAGTTTTATAGTTCTGATCACAATGCAAACAAGGGAAAGAGTTGGCCAGGTCGGACAACCTGAGAAACAACCATTCCCAAGCTTTCCAGCTCCGATTTGATGTCATTATGCGCCGAGGCTGGCGCAGCAGAGTCGGTATCTCTGGGCAGCGCGGCTCGGATTTTGCTAGTGGTGAAGAACAGGGAAGGGCCAAGGGGTCATGGGTGCGGGAGCGCTTGTTCGACGATCTCC from Podospora pseudoanserina strain CBS 124.78 chromosome 1, whole genome shotgun sequence includes:
- the HOS3 gene encoding histone deacetylase (COG:B; EggNog:ENOG503NX84) — its product is MASPASLSELSSRPKRTSQPQVDLQQDRPASNKDGSKSPREGDLTQSLQHLTISTTSSPARQPRAPRPSPLKPTSSYDYPSESSPRRPSSAMRSPLSNSSSVRSPSRAGTPALLRKASTNSLRSVNGVTPLRRASSASILSPTPSRSARSPLRSMSPEFPEKLILTPQAVANAHFKAELEALHGPDWNRPAETVVILQDACYGHRFSRPKTSKAQLSTIVERPERVKACVLGVSAAYVRLGERHQDGDFPIAPEANPAQLPTIPFRIQKSDRRLPLTSQTVTNVHGTKWMEELKIMCETAESKLAVNGKELQRPDIDRGANTGAPQKLHEGDLYLCAETLEALEGALGGVCDAVDAVFRPQGPQRAFVAIRPPGHHCSGSYPSGFCWINNVHVGIMHAILSHGLTHAAIIDFDLHHGDGSQSIAWLHNARSAGLGKNAAWWKKTSIGYFSLHDINSYPCEMGDEDKVRNASICIDNAHGQSIWNVHLQPWKTEADFWALYESKYSILLDKTREYLRVQTEKLRAQGVNSRAAIFLSAGFDASEWESPGMQRHNVNVPTEFYARLTRDVVKIAAEEGTSVEGRVISVLEGGYSDRALCSGVLSHICGLAGDGPRAKQEVAPSGLGYEMGQKLGTVEAVKGNPPKEDRARQYDPSWWSVPELEALEAAISAPSVEIRKPRNVIPPTYSSPTQASAARAAVPPKNTRRSVSGFGVPNSHSHSYRAPTPPPPDVAWTTAALELSRLLIPSGRQTDSCTHEELGAEATRARRERQFALAQGAEDADPQTMPVDVPPPVIVERAPTRMSLRERKTRPTYLEDEDDDRKSRRKTVAGPAVLATEKKRPPPSRRLSTASTTVSTAVSETVDSAPPLPTAPIRAGSRLEHVRSDSVASVRTNASGINVRKTRAPAKKEPVPKAPRVSKKHVGAPAVAAPELPKSGGEGGDEVDKLAKDMKKIKITVVSKAVRDARERERNAQAKLAATDTISVTVPTEPNENKPLLSVQPPENQTVPATPSDTESTFVSSPLASAEENYPLPALSSPGHYQPSESPASPLYPASETFSNSAMSSVTPTFSSPVRGVSPHRTTSTPTPMDMFVHYHPDGPTPESNVQQQQQPLQWLPPNVATPVSTMAPMKRGDLPVFSSTGAIPFSPGPPQTPVSSPPPPVAGRVGTPAVKNSPVRNLIKKMENR
- a CDS encoding hypothetical protein (EggNog:ENOG503P8K1), which codes for MMVRKYLPVIALVQPGVVTAILEQYVEVVHTIDVQAIHVNNFPPPNMTVQAMALQAGVTACSVANLVVTSCASAGALATTAPLGEMFDCLCCFSGTALYPAYSSCASYIYNSVEGATSAFSAMSVIWDGCLSVSPICSNRPTTPRTTTVDASTTRDVVTAGPSSTPRACASFANIVRSCSSKIPNFTAISDRELAECMCYDPFGSYTTVAEDYASTCAAWATTGRSTDYSIFAAFTTFCDDYPPGGATIRGSGGGGNDNGDIILTSAGSRSLGGNGNIVDLIPTASPTEPPPNDEESNTTPTPPPSPSGPSGAMSLRDARYGLLSWIMLALSAYMLC
- a CDS encoding hypothetical protein (EggNog:ENOG503P5PR): MAPDEFHLFPFLPAELRLQIWRLALSPRVVVLTQSFTSPTPPPTLLSVCHESRQESLRSLVLLPLINTYFHPGTDILYYPRPVSPLGYSTPSPPADICLELITKVAVDYVSSEIRREWEVYNKYSFLKSFPNLEEGYLVINAQESSSSSSSGNGDRGNRAIELIDPRGDKEEIMGIMERVRESFCYELPAPSPVEEDGEGEKVEREEAEEEEKEKWVDGRIEYNGLELVPKAMVWGGCAGGVVGVCG